In Candidatus Beckwithbacteria bacterium, the genomic window TAAAGTGGGCTTACCTTTTGCTCGCAGACTCGAGCTTATTTATGTAGAAATTACCACTATTATCAAAAAATTCGAGATTGAAGAAGTGGCGATCGAAAGTTTATTTTTTAATACCAATGCTAAAACAGCTATTTTAGCTGCTCATGCTCGGGGGGTGATAGTTTTAGCTGGAGTACAAGCTGGACTGCCGGTTTTTGATTACACACCTTTGCAAGTCAAGCAAGCCTTGCTTGGCTATGGTCGGGCTGAGAAAAAACAGGTTCAAACTATGGTGCAGTTTCAACTTCAACTCAAAGAAAAAGTTAAACAAGATGATGCCGCTGACGGCCTAGCAATTGCCCTGACGCATGCCTTTACCAATCAGAAGTTGCAATAAGTTTACTTTTTTGCGCACAATAGATATATGTTTAGTAGTATTAAAAAAATCGGACTTTTTTCCTGGAAACAGATTTTGCTGATTAATGTAATTTTGATTGTCATAATTTTGACAGTCTATGGTTTTATTTTTAATTCTGAAGTTGGTAGGTATAACTCTAAAACTGTAAAGCTGGCTCAAAACCCAGTTGCTTCACCGACTCCAACTCCGACTCCTAAACCGACTCCAATTCCGACTCGTATTATCATTCCTAAGATTAACGTGGATACCCAAGTAGTTCAGGTTGGTTTTGACGCCGAAACCGAAGAAATGGAAGTGCCTGAAGATGCGTCTCAAGTTGGTTGGTATATGTTTGGTGATGCTCCGGGCAAGTTAGGTAGCAGTGTTTTTAGCGGCCACTTGGATGTGCCAGGCGGTGCGCCAGCGGTTTTTTATAATCTTCGTAATCTACAAATTGGCGATACCTTTGAAGTTTATAACGATCAAAATGAAGTTTTGATTTATAAAGTTATCGAAGCTACAGATTATCCTTTGGACAATTTTCCTAAAGAAAAAATTTATGGTGAGCGGGATATTTCCCAAGTAGCTTTGGTAACTTGCTCAGGTTACTGGAATCCGGCGGCTCAACTTTATTCTCATCGGCGAGTAGTGATTGGCCAGCTCAATGCTTTAAATCAGCTGGCTGCAGTTAGTGTGCGAGAAGCTAAATCTGAGCAATATTGGCAAGAGCCTTTTGCTGAAGCTATTTATCCCCGAGTTGAAGAGGCGATTGGGCCATATCTACGTAGCGAAGTGATTGACGGTATGATGACTATTTTTCTAGCTAGTGATGGTCAGGATTTTCAAGCTATCCAATTTGATCTTCTGGCTCAAAATACATTAAGTAAACAAGATATTATTATTAGTCAAAGTTTTGATAGTTGTGAGATAGAAGAAAAAAGCAATGGCCTTAGGGTAACATTATTTGATGTAAACCAAGATGAAAATGATCAATCGTTTAACTCTCAAAATAACGAGGTTAAAATTGCTGCCTTGCCAGTTAGTATCGGATTTATAAAAATAGAAAACGTTTTAGTTTGGGTAAAATCTAAAGAGAGTAAAACGCTTACAACTACGTATATTTCAGCTATTAATCAGGGTGAATAAGTCAAGCTGTTTTCCTGGGATTTTTTTTGTATAATATCATGGTCAAAATTAGCTTTTTGACAATTGAAAATTTGGCCCCTTCGTCTATCGGTTAGGACATGAGGTTTTCATCCTCAAAAGGCGGGTTCGATTCCCGCAGGGGTCACAAAGAGTATGAGTAAACAAAATAACGACTTCTTTCAACCAATAATTTCAGTTTTTGGTTTAGCAATATCCATATTAACTACTTTGCTTCCATTGTTTAATCAAAATTTTGTTACAAGACTTTTTATAAATAAAGAATTAATAAAACCTTTCTCTTTTATTGCTTTCACTATAGGCATTGCGATTGTATGGATTATTTGGAATTTTCATCCATATCCATATATAAATATTTGGAAGGTGAAAAAAAATGATCTTATTAGTTATAAAATAAGGTTACAAACACACCATATATTGTGGTTGTTAGTTTTGCTAATAATATTCTTTTCTTCATCATTTTTCTACATAGGCTTAATAGCATTCAATAAGGAACCAATTATTATCTGGTTGTCAATTTTACAATCATTGCTTTATATGTTTTTCTTCTTAACTTTAATTTCAATTTTTGCATTTTTATTCATACAGAGCAAAATGAGGTTTGAAAATAAAGAAAATCAAAGCAATCTTCCTTTTATCGTTTTTGAAACACTAGATAAAAATCGGTTAGTTAAACCTGGAATTGAGGTTTATGAAAATATATTGATTTCCTTTCAGGATGCTCAACGATATGAATTGCAACCAAATATATATAGAAAATTCAAAGTTATTACACAGCCAAAGAAAAAAGAAGTGCTTGAATTTATAACAAGTATGGATGGTAAGGAAATAGTTAAAATTCTAAAGAAGGAGAGCTTAAGCGAGCATTAATATAAGTATATGTTGCCTTATGTGGGTTTATCACTTTTAGCAGCGTTTGCGTTTGCTTTTTCAAGTATTAGCCAAAAACTGGCTAGCAAGCATGGTATTGTCAATCATTGGGTCTTTTTGGTTTACTACTATTTGACCTATGTGCCTTTTTTGCTGATGATTCCGGTTTTGTTTCCAGTCAGTTTTCCTAGTGGGAATTGGCTTTTGATTTTTCTGTATGCTCTGGCTTTTTTTGTTGGTAATATTTTTTTCACTACTGCTATTTATAAAGTTGATGTTTCGACTTTTGCACCTTTTTTCCAGCTGCAATCAGCCTTTATTGCTATTTTAGCTTTTGCTTTTTTAGGCGAACGCTTTAGTTCTATTAATTACCTTCTGATTGCAATTATGATTTTGGGCTCAATTTTGGTTTCCATGGATGAAAAAATGTCTATCAAAAACTACTTTAGCCTGGCTACTTTTCTAATTATTTTGCAGCAAATTTGTCATGCCTTATCTAATTTAGCGGCTGGCACTGCATTAAAGACGCTTAACTCTTTTACTTTTATGTTTTGGGGTGATTTGATCAGTATGTTTTTTGTCCTAGCTCTAATTCCGATAATTGGCTTTAAAAATTTTAAAATTCCTTTTGCTAAAATCAAACCGCTGTTTGCTAGTGGTCTTTTTTCAACTATTGGTGCGCTTTCTCTTTTTAGTGCCTTTGCCTATAATGTGACTTTATCTTCGGCTTTATCACTACTAACTTCACCAATTGTGCTGATTGTTAGCGTTTTAGCTTCATGGAAACTGCCGGATTTGCTAGAAAAACATACACTGCGAGTTTATGGTATTAGAGCTATTGGAGTTTTGCTCATTTTGGCTGCAGCTATAAAACTGGCTTTAGTGAGCTAACTTACTCTAGCTCCCACTCTTTCAAAAGCTCCTGTTGGCCGGATTGGATTGCAAAGAGTGAAGCATAGAGACCTTTTTTGGCAAGCAGTTGCTCATGATTGCCCATTTCTAAAATCCCACCATCACCAAGTACGATAATACAATCTGCTTTTTGGATGGTTGATAAGCGGTGAGCGATGATGATACTAGTACGGCCTTTGGTGATCTTTTCCAAAGCTTGTTGGATAAGCATTTCTGAGTGACTATCTAAAGCACTGGTAGCCTCATCCAAAACCAAAATGGGTGGGTTTTTCAAAATAACTCGAGCTAAGCTTAAGCGCTGTTTTTGGCCACCGGAAAGGGTGACACCCCGTTCGCCAATTTTAGTTTTATACCCTTTAGGTAGAGCTTTGATAAACTCATGAGCATGAGCCACCTGGCAAGCTATTTTCATTTGAGCCAAGGTAGCTTTAGGGTTACCGTAACGTAGGTTTTCCTCAATAGTTTCGGCAAAAAGGTATGGCTCTTGAGTGACGAAACCGATATTACGGCGCAAGGCTTTTAGATCAATTTTTTTAATATCATGACCGTCAATCAAAATCTTACCTTTTTGGACATCATAAAAACGATTAATAAGATCAGCCACCGTAGTTTTACCGGCTCCGGATTTACCAACCAGAGCACAGGTTTGACCAGGAGTAATGTCAAAGCTCACTTTGTCAAAAACCGCAGCCCCTTTAGCATAAGCAAAACTGATGTGATCAAAAGTGATGCGGCCACTAATCTCATTGAATGGTAGTGGGTGTTTTGGCGAAACAATATCCGGCTTTTGATCTAATATCCCAAAAAACTCCCGGGCGCCAATTTGAGCCCGCTTAGCTTCCCAAAAGACCCAATTGAGTAACCAGAGCGGTTCTCTAATAATGTAAATATAAGACAGGACTAAGACCATAGTTCCCAAAGAAAACTGGCCTTTAAAGGTCAGATAGACAACCCAAGCATAAACCACCCAAATCCAGGCTTCTAAAAATAGATCAGTAAAGACAAAAATATTATGGTTACGCTCAGCTTTTTTACGAATAGTAAATATTTTTTTATTAAATTTTTGTAGCCGTTTTAGCTCAAAGGCTTCGGCTACAAAAGATTTAATAATTTTGGCTGAGGAAATAGTTTCCCAGAAATGACCATATTGATTGTCATAAAGCAAGTTTTCACTATGCTCCAACTTTTCATTTTTGCGGAAGCGCCAATAGTTAAACAAAGCTACGGGAATAAAAACCAGTACAATTGATAATCCAATCCAAAAATTAAAATTCATGACAATAATCAAGCCAATAATGGCAGCGACCAGATTTGGCAAAAAGTGCATGCCGGAATTATTGATAATCTGGGTAATTTGAGTACTACCGCGGTCAAGTTGGCTCATGAGTTGGCCAGACTGTTTTTCATTGAAATACCGTTGGGACAGAGATAGTAAGTGTTCAAAGCCTTGTTCTCTTAAGGAAAACCTAAGCTTGTAAGTAAATAAGGTAGCTAAATGCCAAGAAAACCTATTTACTAAAACATTGAGCAATTTAACGACCAGATAAATTCCTAGGAACAAAACAATGGTTTTGGGGATAGTTCCTTGATAATTTTGACCTTGATTAACGATGGCGTCGGTGATTTGTTTGAGCACAATCGGCTCAGCCTGGCTTAATCCGGATATGACCAAGATTAACAAGCTAATGACAACAATCTGTTTCCAGTAAGGTAGCGCCAGGTTTGCTATGCGCTTAAAATAGTTCATATATTTTATATAACTGATTTGTAGCTAAAAATTGGGTTTCGAACCGGAGGATAAGGACGAAAAGCTAAGGTGTTTTTCCAGAATTTTGGGCGCAAAAAATCCCCAGTTCAATGGGTTATCAATTGAATATGGATGGGGAAATTCCAGCCTGACGCTATTATAACCCAAGTTTTTATAATTTGCACCCCTTATTGAAGAAAAAGATAATAAAAGCTAAAATGCAGTTTGTAGGTTTAAGCTATGCGCTCATAGTTTAATGGATAGAACAAGGGCCTTCTAAGCCCTCGATGGAGGTTCGATTCCTCCTGGGCGCACAACCTAAACTGTTAAAAACAAAAATTTACAGTTATAAATATATGGGTGTCGAAATAAAATTTGAGGATTGTTTAATTGCTATTGATGATCAAGGTGTTGTTGATGCCTTGTGTGTTTTGCTGAAACCAACAGATCGAAATAATATAGTGGCTGATAGGGAAAGAAGACTTTATGCTGCTAGAATTATAGATGAATTTACATTACAACAACCTGGAGAAATAGGTCAAGCGATAAGTCAATATTTGGCTGGTGATACCTCTTTGTGTCCACGCTCAACAAGACTTGACCCAAATAGAATAGATCAACGCCATGAAAGTCATACGTATCCAATCCACCCCGGTTCACCTGGGGCTGGAACAGGTTCTCAAAGAAAGAGTAATTATAGATATTGAATTTTATAATTTAGGATTTGATTCCCAATTTATTAATCGCTTCCAAAATTTTGATCTGCTGTGATTTTTTATACACATCCATTACAATCACCACAAAAATAGATGAGAACAGGGCGAAAACCCAATTGGCTAGCTCGATCTGGGTGGTGCCAAAAACCTGGCCCAAGGGTGAGTAAATCAAGATAATTGTTAGTAAAACAGAAATAGCTGAAGCGTAAATCAAAGTAATATTGGTTAAAAAAGGAATGTGGTTCATAGGGTAGCGGAAGGAACGGAAATTGAAAGCGTTTAGAATTTGGAAAAAGATAAGCGTTACCATAGCCGTAGTTCGAGCCACCACTAAACCTTGATCAAAAATTTTTAAACTAAAAATAAAAACCAATAGAGTAAGTCCGCCCATAGTTGTGGCAGCTATGATAAGTTGTTTAACGAGCTGTCTATTAAGCAAACCGGTGTGCTTTTTAACTTTACTTTCCATAACGTCTAAAGAAGCCGGGTTAAAACCTAGAGTAATAGCTGGTAAATTATCAGTCACTAAATTCATAAACAAAATTTGCAACGGTAGGAATGGAGTTGGTAGGCCAATAACTACAGCTAAAAACATAATCATCAGCTCAGAGCTATTGCACGATAGCTGGTAAGTAATGAATTTTTGGATATTGTTAAAAATAGTCCGGCCTTCTCGAATAGCTTTCACAATGGTGCTAAAGTTATCGTCTTTAATAATTAAATCAGCAGCTTCGCGGGAGACATCAGTACCAGTTTTACCCATGGCAATGCCGACATGGGCTTCTTTAATAGCCGGAGCATCATTGACCCCATCACCAGTCATAGCCACTATTTCACCTTGTTTTTTCAGAGCGGCCACAATTCTGATCTTGTGTTCTGGTTTAACCCGGGAAAAAATAGCAGTTTGAGCAATCATAGCCTCCAGCTCGGTATCGCTAAGTTGCTCTAAATCTGCTCCAGTTAAAACTTCACCTTTGATGCCGACTTGGTGGGCAATACGCTGGGCAGTTTCTGGGCTATCGCCAGTAATCATCTTAACGGCAATACCAGCTTTATGGCAGGAAGCAATAGTTTTGTGGACATATTTTCTGGGTGGATCAATCAAGGCAATAAAGCCCAGAAAAGTTTGACTTTTTTCAGCTTGAGACAGACTAAGTTTTGGTAAAGTTTTAGTAGCCAGAGCCAAAACCCGCATCCCAGTTTGAGCTAGGGTTTTATCTTGAGCAATAAGCACCTCTTTTTGTTTTTGGCTCAAGCGTTTAGTTTTGCCGTCTTTTAATATAAAATTACAATTTTTCAAAACTACTTCTGGGGCGCCTTTGCTAAAAACTTGATATTGTTTGTCTTGCTTACCAATTACAGTCATCAATTTTCGAGCCGAAGAAAAAGGGATATCAGCACTTTTTTCAAAGTCAAAACTTTCTTTTTGCAAATTAGCTTTTAAGCCCAAGGCTAATAAAGCTGATTCAGTAGGGCTGCCATTTATTGTTGGTATTGTCTCGTTTTCTTGTTTAGTAGCAACAGCTTCATTGCAAAGCAAAGCAGCTTGTAGAAGTTGGTATAGCTGAGGATGATTGGCGAGTTTAATTTTTTTAGATTTATACAAAATTGAGTCAGTGATTTCATAGCTTTTACCAGCGATTAAGATTTGTTTGACTGTCATTTTGCCAGTAGTTATGGTCCCAGTTTTATCTGAACAGATAACCGTAACTTCACCTAAAGTTTCGATAATCGACATCCGGTTAACAATAGCGTTTTGCGCTGCCATGCGATAAGCGCCTTTGCCAAGGGTTGAAATCAAAACCATAGGGAAACCTTCTGGGAAAGCTGAAACCGAAAGGGCGATGACCACAATCAAAGTCTCAACAATGGTGTGGTAGCTGAGGCTTTCGGCCCGTACAATCATCAAAAAACCCACAATCGAAGATACGATCAGAGCAATCAGAGCCATTTTTTTAGCAATTTGGTTGACCCGTTTTTGTAAGGGGAGTTCTTTCTCGGCAGTCGAAATTAGCTTGGCGATTTTGCCAAACTCGGTATTCATGCCAGTGTGAAGTACGGAAGCCAATCCAGTCCCACTCATAATAGTAGTGCCCATAAAAACCTGATTAAGTTTTTTGAGTTTGTGTCCAGGCCTGCAAGGAATTTTAGTAATCTCCTTAGATTCCCCGGTTAGCATGGCTTCATTAATTGTTAAATTAGCAGCTTCTAAAATCTGGCAATCGGCTGGGATTTTTTCGCCGGTTCTCAACTTGACAATATCATCAGGAACTAGTTCTTGAGCTGGAATTTCCTGTTCGCGCCCGTCTCTAATTACAATGGTTGTTGGCATGACCATTTTCTTGAGGGCTTTAATGGCTTTTTCAGCTTTAAACTCCTGAATAAAACCAACTACTGTAACCATGATAATCACAGCCACGATGGTGTAGGCAGTCAAGGCTTCATCAACTAAAAAAGAGGTGAAAGCACCGATAACCAGTAGAAAAATGACAAAATTACCACTGATTTGACGCAACAGAATTTCCAAAGGTGAAACTTTGTTGAGTTGAGAAATTTCATTAAAGCCAAAGCGGGATAATTTTTCCTGGGCTTGGGCAGTGGTCAGTCCAGTATAAGCTTTCATGAGCAGTATAAATAGGATACCTGATGCTATAATGCTTTTAAAGTACACATTTTATTTTTATGCCTAATAGCGATGAGTCAATGGAGTTTGGTGAGCAGATTCCGGCAGGACAGCCGGTATCTAATGCTCACTTAACTTTGCAAAAAGCAATTGATTTGGGTGAGTATAAAGTTGAAGTTTTAGGGATGTTTGAGGAGTGGCATCGCCTAAGTCGTCATGCTCAGTTTGAACTGATTAAAAAGGCTATTGATAATCGTCGCAAACAATTATGGCAGCATTGGGCAGAGCTTAATAACCAGCTAAATTTTAGTAAAAAACCCTATTTACAACCAGCCCTTGATAATGTTCATGCTCAAATTAAGCAATTAGAGTCTGATAATGAACAACTGTATATCGAATACTCGACTTAGTTTTAGACTGTTTTTCTTCCTTAATTAGCAGTACAATACTTCTTTCTACTAAAAAACTAGTATGGATCAAAATAAACTTAGAAATATCGCTATTATTGCTCACGTTGACCATGGTAAAACTACCTTGGTTGATAATGTGCTCAAGCAAGCTCATGTCTTTGAGTCGTACCAGGCTGAAATGCAGCAAACTACGATTTTGGATAGTAATGACTTGGAGCGGGAACGCGGTGTCACCATTTTAGCTAAAAATACAGCTGTGATGTGGCAGGACTATAAGATCAATATTTTAGATACACCAGGCCATGCTGATTTTTCTGGGGAAGTGGAACGGGTTTTAAATATGGCTGATGGCTGTTTGCTTTTGGTTGATAGCGCTGAGGGGGTTTTATCTCAAACCCGTTATGTCTTATCTCTGGCTCTTAAACTAGGTCTGACGCCGATTGTGATCATTAATAAAATTGACCGCAAAGATCAGCGCATCAAAGAAGTCTTGGAAGAAATTAACAATCTTTTCTTAGAATTAGCTTCTGATCCAGCTCAGCTGGAATTTCCAGTACTTTATGCGATTGGTAAAGATGGTGTGGCCGGATTTTCCTATGAAATTCAAGGAGAAGGATCAGCTACTATTACTGATAGTCAAAATCTGTTTCCGCTTTTTAAAGTGATTACTGAAGTTATACCAGCTCCACAAGGGGATAATCATGGCCCATTCCAGATGCAGGTGACTAATCTTGACTATGATGGCTATAAAGGCCGTTACATCATTGGCCGAATTGCCCGGGGTAGCATTAAAACTAATCAAGCCTTGGCCATTATGCGGAATGAACAAAAAATTGGACAGGCTAGGGTAGAGTATTTATTTAATTATTACGGCTTATCAAGACAGGAAATTGAAGAAGCCGAGGTGGGTGAAATTGTAGCTCTCACTGGATTTTCGCAGGTCAAAATTGGTGACACTATTTGTGATGTGGAACATTTAGAAGCCTTACCGTCTTTGGAAATTACCGAACCCACCATGCAAATTCAGATTAGCGTGTCGACTTCGCCGTTTGTAGGCCAGGATGGTGAATTTACCACTTCCAGGCAAATCAAACAAAGACTGGAAAAAGAATTGGAAAGCAATGTGTCTCTTCGCCTTAAGCCTGGTCCAACTGGTGAAAGCTTTATTGTTTCTGGTCGGGGTGAGTTGCATTTAGCAATTTTAATTGAAACTATGCGCCGGGAAGGTTTTGAATTTAGTGTGGGTCGGCCAGAAGTAATTTACAGGCAAAAAGATGGATCTAAAACTGAGCCATATGAGTTAGTTACGATTGATGTGCCAGAGTCTCACGCAGGAGTGGTGATTGCAGCTATGGGCCAGCGTCGGGGTGAAATGGTCAATATGCAACAAACCAGCACCGGGACCCGTTTTGACTATAAAATTTCGACGAACAACTTGATTGGCTTTCGCAGTCAGCTGCTGACTGAAACTTCTGGGCTTGGAGTTATCAATAGCTTGTATTTAGGTTATGAAGCAGTAGGTGAAGCACTTATTAATCCCCGCAATGGGGTGTTTGTAGCCATTGAACAAGGTAAAGCTACTGCTTATAGTATTGCCAATGCTCAAGAACGGGGTACAACTTTTGTAGCGCCGGGAACTGATGTTTATGCAGGTATGATTGTAGGGTTGTCTAGTAAAAAAGATGATATGGGCATTAATATTATTAAAGGCAAAAAATTGACTAATATGCGCAGTTCTACGGCTGATATTGCGGTCCATATTGCTCCACCCGTTTACATGTCTTTAGAGCAATGTTTAACCTTTTTGGCTGCCGATGAACTGCTAGAAGTAACCCCCAAACATTTGCGACTGCGCAAAAAAGAGCTTAATGCTAAACATGTCCGGTAAGGTTTAAGCTTAAATTCCAAAATTACAGATCTGCTAAAATATCAGAATATGCGAGAAAGGGAGAAATTTAATCCATATATAACTGATACATTAAGAAAACTTTTAGATAATCCTCAAGTTAAAAAAGGTTTTGATAGCTTGGTTCAAACAATAGCTGATCATATACCCGACTATACCTTAAATGTCGCTCCAGACTTTCTAATTGATTTTAGTAGGAAAGTTCCAGAATCTTTGGAGATATCTGGTCAACAAGTTGCCAAGGAGGGGTTGCTTAGCTCTTTGAATCTTATTCATAGAATGGTTGCTTATCAACAAATAATGTTTGATTTAGACAAATTCAGAGATATGATTATGGATCAAGTTCCTCGTGGTATTACTGGAGATCTGGCTATTGAAACACAAGCTGATCATATAGCTACAGCTTTATTTTTTTCAATTGGCGTTGAAAGCGAAATAGCTAAATATACCGGAGTAGTAACAACAAGATTGGGAGAAGTCTCCTTTACTACTTTTTTAAGTTCAAAAGATTTGAAAGAAGAAGATTATTTACGCTTTTTTATGATTGC contains:
- the ruvC gene encoding crossover junction endodeoxyribonuclease RuvC, whose product is MNILGIDPGYGRVGWGVISKDGSKTKYIDCSCFETKVGLPFARRLELIYVEITTIIKKFEIEEVAIESLFFNTNAKTAILAAHARGVIVLAGVQAGLPVFDYTPLQVKQALLGYGRAEKKQVQTMVQFQLQLKEKVKQDDAADGLAIALTHAFTNQKLQ
- a CDS encoding class F sortase encodes the protein MFSSIKKIGLFSWKQILLINVILIVIILTVYGFIFNSEVGRYNSKTVKLAQNPVASPTPTPTPKPTPIPTRIIIPKINVDTQVVQVGFDAETEEMEVPEDASQVGWYMFGDAPGKLGSSVFSGHLDVPGGAPAVFYNLRNLQIGDTFEVYNDQNEVLIYKVIEATDYPLDNFPKEKIYGERDISQVALVTCSGYWNPAAQLYSHRRVVIGQLNALNQLAAVSVREAKSEQYWQEPFAEAIYPRVEEAIGPYLRSEVIDGMMTIFLASDGQDFQAIQFDLLAQNTLSKQDIIISQSFDSCEIEEKSNGLRVTLFDVNQDENDQSFNSQNNEVKIAALPVSIGFIKIENVLVWVKSKESKTLTTTYISAINQGE
- a CDS encoding DMT family transporter yields the protein MLPYVGLSLLAAFAFAFSSISQKLASKHGIVNHWVFLVYYYLTYVPFLLMIPVLFPVSFPSGNWLLIFLYALAFFVGNIFFTTAIYKVDVSTFAPFFQLQSAFIAILAFAFLGERFSSINYLLIAIMILGSILVSMDEKMSIKNYFSLATFLIILQQICHALSNLAAGTALKTLNSFTFMFWGDLISMFFVLALIPIIGFKNFKIPFAKIKPLFASGLFSTIGALSLFSAFAYNVTLSSALSLLTSPIVLIVSVLASWKLPDLLEKHTLRVYGIRAIGVLLILAAAIKLALVS
- a CDS encoding ABC transporter ATP-binding protein, giving the protein MNYFKRIANLALPYWKQIVVISLLILVISGLSQAEPIVLKQITDAIVNQGQNYQGTIPKTIVLFLGIYLVVKLLNVLVNRFSWHLATLFTYKLRFSLREQGFEHLLSLSQRYFNEKQSGQLMSQLDRGSTQITQIINNSGMHFLPNLVAAIIGLIIVMNFNFWIGLSIVLVFIPVALFNYWRFRKNEKLEHSENLLYDNQYGHFWETISSAKIIKSFVAEAFELKRLQKFNKKIFTIRKKAERNHNIFVFTDLFLEAWIWVVYAWVVYLTFKGQFSLGTMVLVLSYIYIIREPLWLLNWVFWEAKRAQIGAREFFGILDQKPDIVSPKHPLPFNEISGRITFDHISFAYAKGAAVFDKVSFDITPGQTCALVGKSGAGKTTVADLINRFYDVQKGKILIDGHDIKKIDLKALRRNIGFVTQEPYLFAETIEENLRYGNPKATLAQMKIACQVAHAHEFIKALPKGYKTKIGERGVTLSGGQKQRLSLARVILKNPPILVLDEATSALDSHSEMLIQQALEKITKGRTSIIIAHRLSTIQKADCIIVLGDGGILEMGNHEQLLAKKGLYASLFAIQSGQQELLKEWELE
- a CDS encoding cation-transporting P-type ATPase, giving the protein MKAYTGLTTAQAQEKLSRFGFNEISQLNKVSPLEILLRQISGNFVIFLLVIGAFTSFLVDEALTAYTIVAVIIMVTVVGFIQEFKAEKAIKALKKMVMPTTIVIRDGREQEIPAQELVPDDIVKLRTGEKIPADCQILEAANLTINEAMLTGESKEITKIPCRPGHKLKKLNQVFMGTTIMSGTGLASVLHTGMNTEFGKIAKLISTAEKELPLQKRVNQIAKKMALIALIVSSIVGFLMIVRAESLSYHTIVETLIVVIALSVSAFPEGFPMVLISTLGKGAYRMAAQNAIVNRMSIIETLGEVTVICSDKTGTITTGKMTVKQILIAGKSYEITDSILYKSKKIKLANHPQLYQLLQAALLCNEAVATKQENETIPTINGSPTESALLALGLKANLQKESFDFEKSADIPFSSARKLMTVIGKQDKQYQVFSKGAPEVVLKNCNFILKDGKTKRLSQKQKEVLIAQDKTLAQTGMRVLALATKTLPKLSLSQAEKSQTFLGFIALIDPPRKYVHKTIASCHKAGIAVKMITGDSPETAQRIAHQVGIKGEVLTGADLEQLSDTELEAMIAQTAIFSRVKPEHKIRIVAALKKQGEIVAMTGDGVNDAPAIKEAHVGIAMGKTGTDVSREAADLIIKDDNFSTIVKAIREGRTIFNNIQKFITYQLSCNSSELMIMFLAVVIGLPTPFLPLQILFMNLVTDNLPAITLGFNPASLDVMESKVKKHTGLLNRQLVKQLIIAATTMGGLTLLVFIFSLKIFDQGLVVARTTAMVTLIFFQILNAFNFRSFRYPMNHIPFLTNITLIYASAISVLLTIILIYSPLGQVFGTTQIELANWVFALFSSIFVVIVMDVYKKSQQIKILEAINKLGIKS
- the typA gene encoding translational GTPase TypA, translating into MDQNKLRNIAIIAHVDHGKTTLVDNVLKQAHVFESYQAEMQQTTILDSNDLERERGVTILAKNTAVMWQDYKINILDTPGHADFSGEVERVLNMADGCLLLVDSAEGVLSQTRYVLSLALKLGLTPIVIINKIDRKDQRIKEVLEEINNLFLELASDPAQLEFPVLYAIGKDGVAGFSYEIQGEGSATITDSQNLFPLFKVITEVIPAPQGDNHGPFQMQVTNLDYDGYKGRYIIGRIARGSIKTNQALAIMRNEQKIGQARVEYLFNYYGLSRQEIEEAEVGEIVALTGFSQVKIGDTICDVEHLEALPSLEITEPTMQIQISVSTSPFVGQDGEFTTSRQIKQRLEKELESNVSLRLKPGPTGESFIVSGRGELHLAILIETMRREGFEFSVGRPEVIYRQKDGSKTEPYELVTIDVPESHAGVVIAAMGQRRGEMVNMQQTSTGTRFDYKISTNNLIGFRSQLLTETSGLGVINSLYLGYEAVGEALINPRNGVFVAIEQGKATAYSIANAQERGTTFVAPGTDVYAGMIVGLSSKKDDMGINIIKGKKLTNMRSSTADIAVHIAPPVYMSLEQCLTFLAADELLEVTPKHLRLRKKELNAKHVR